Within Quadrisphaera sp. DSM 44207, the genomic segment GTCGAGCGGGCCATGAGGTAGTTCTCGTGCGTGCCGTAGGAGGCGCCCTTGTTGTCCGTGTTGTTCTTGTACAGGCGCACCGGCCCCAGGCCCGGGGTCGCGGCGATGCGGGCGGCGGCCGTGGCCATCACCACCTCCCCGGCGCGGTCCCAGCGCACGGCGTCCAGCGGCGAGGTCACCTCCGGGCTGGAGTACTCCGGGTGGGCGTGGTCGACGTAGAGGCGGGCCCCGTTGGTGAGCACGACGTTGGCCGAGCCCGGGTCCTCCAGCTCGGCCCAGCTCTCCTCGCGCGCGGAGTCGGTCAGCTGGCTCGCGTGCGCGGCGGAGCGCGCGACCTCGAAGCCGCGCGCGTCGCGCAGGGGCGCCTCGTCCTCGTAGTCCCACCGGGGGCGGCCCCCGCGCGGGCCGAGCGGCGCGGCGTAGGCGGTGACCACCTGGCTCGAGAGCAGCACGGGGTCGGTCTCCGGGTGCCCCGGCGAGGAGACCCCGTACTCGGTCTCGATGCCCATCACGCGGCGCACGCTCATCGGGCTCCAGCCTAGGCGCCTACCGTGGAGCGGTGACCGGCACCGCCCCTCCCACCCCGCGCCGCACCCTCCGAGGCGCGTCTCGCCGCGCCCTGCGCGGCACGGGCGTGCCCGCGCCCGCCGCGGCCGTCCTGGACGTCGCCGCGGTGCTGGCCTTCGTCCTGGTGGGACGCCGCTCCCACGCCGAGGGCCTCGACCTCGCCGGGACGCTGGGCACGGCGTGGCCGTTCCTCGCAGGGCTGGCCACCGGCTGGGTCGCGGCCCGCGGGTGGCGCGCGCCGTCCTCGCGCCGCACGGGCGCCGCGGTGTGGGCGGCCGCGGTCGCCGTCGGCGTGCTGCTGCGCGCGACGACCGGGGACGGCGCCCCGGTGAGCTTCGTGGTCGTGACCGCGTTCGTGCTGGCTGCGCTGCTGCTGGGCTGGCGCGTGGTCGCCGCGCTGGTGGGCTGCTCCGGGCGCCGCTGAGCGTCTTCCTCACCTAGCTGGATGTCATGAGCAAGCTTCCGTTATCACTGGAGGTTGCACGGCCGCCGCGAGATGTCACGAGGTGGGCCGTGGCGGCCGCCCGGACCCCGTCTCGCGACACCTCGTCGCTGGCGCGCGCGGGCCGCTCGGGCGCAGGTCCGAGGCCGACTGGGCGGCACCGCACCCGGATGCAGTGAGCACGGGGCGCCCCCGTGCCCATCTGATGGGCACGGGGGCGCCCCGTGCTCGGAGGGGCGGCGCCTCAGAGGTACTGGCCGGTGCCGTCCACGGTGTCGATCGCGCGACCGGGCTCGGAGCCGGACTTGCCCTGGATGATCGTGCGGATGTAGGTGATCCGCTCGCCCTTCTTGCCCGAGATGCGCGCCCAGTCGTCCGGGTTCGTCGTGTTGGGCAGGTCCTCGTTCTCCTTGAACTCGTCCACGCACGCCGCGAGCAGGTGCTCGATCCGGATGCCGCGCTGTCGCGTGGTCAGCAGGTCCTTGATCGCCATCTTCTTCGCGCGGTCGACGATGTTCTGGATCATCGCGCCGGAGTTGAAGTCCTTGAAGTACAGGACCTCCTTGTCGCCGTTGGCGTACGTGACCTCGAGGAACTGGTTCTCCGGGGTCTCCGCGTACATCCGCTCCACGGTGCGCTGGATCATCGCCGTGGCCGTCGCGGTCGGGGACCCGCCGTGCTCGGCGAGGTCGGAGGGGTGCAGCGGCAGGTCCGGGGTCAGGTACTTGGCGAACACGTCGCGCGCCGCCTCGGCGTCCGGGCGCTCGATCTTGATCTTCACGTCGAGGCGGCCGGGCCGCAGGATCGCCGGGTCGATCATGTCCTCGCGGTTCGAGGCGCCGATGACGATGACGTTGTCGAGGCGCTCGACGCCGTCGATCTCCGCGAGCAGCTGCGGCACGATCGTCGTCTCCACGTCCGAGGAGACCCCCGAGCCGCGGGTGCGGAACAGCGACTCCATCTCGTCGAAGAAGACGACGACCGGCGTGCCCTCGCCCGCCTTCTCCCGCGCCCGGGCGAAGATCAGGCGGATGTGGCGCTCGGTCTCCCCGACGTACTTGTTCAGCAGCTCCGGGCCCTTGATGTTGAGGAAGTAGCTGCGCACCTCCGACAGGCCCTGCCGCTCGGCGGCCTGCGTGGCCAGGGAGCGCGCCACGGCCTTGGCGATGAGGGTCTTGCCGCACCCGGGAGGGCCGTAGAGCAGGATCCCCTTCGGCGCCTTCAGGCCGTGCTCGCGGTACAGGTCCGGGTGGGCGAACGGCAGCTCCACCGCGTCGCGGATGGCCTCGATCTGCGAGCCGAGGCCGCCGATGTCGGCGTACTCGATGTCGGGGACCTCCTCGAGCAGGAGCTCCTCGACCTCCGAGCGGGGCACGCGCTCGAACACGACGCTCGACCTCGGGTCGAGGTTGAGGGCATCGCCGACGCGAGGCGGGGCCTGCTGCAGCGGCGCGGCCAGGCGCACCACGCGCTCCTCGTCGGCGTGGGCCAGGACGAGCGCGCGGCCGTCCTCGAGCAGCTCCTTGAGGGTGACGACCTCGCCGATGCGGTCGTAGGTGCCCGCGGCGACGACGTTCATGGCCTCGTTGAGCAGCACCTCCTGCCCGTGCCCGAGCGCCTGCGCCGCCACGGCGGGGCTGACGGCGACCCGCACCTTGCGCCCGGCCTGGACGACGTCCGCGGTGCCGTCCTCGTGCAGGGACAGGAACGTCGCGTACCCGCTGGGCGGCTGCGCCAGGCGCTCGACCTCGGCCTTGAGCTCGACGAGGCGCTCGCGGGCCTCGGTCAGGGTGCGCACCAGCCGGTCGTTCTGCGCGGTGGACGCGGTGAGCTGGCGCTGCAGCTCGGCCACCTCGTCCTCCAGCGCGCGCAGCCGGTGCGGGGACGTCGCGAGCCGGCGGCGCAGGACGCTCAGCTCCTCCTGCATCGCCCGCTCCGAGCGGCCCGAGGGCTGCGGGCCGAGGTCGGCGGGTTGGTCGCGAGGGTGGTCGTGGGGGTGGTCGGTCATGGTGCACCTCCCGGTGGCCGCCGCGCGGGCGGCGTCGAGTCCGTGCTCGACCCTAACTCCGCCCCTGCGGCGCGGGAGGGGCGGACCCGCCGTCCGGCGCGCCGCGGTGCGGGCCGTCGACCGCCCGGCGCACGCGGCGCACCTTCTTGTCCGAGACCCCCCGCACGCCCAGCGCCTCCTCGCCCCACGGCGGCGCGCCGTCCTCGGTGTCGGCCCACGGCGAGACGAGGCCCTCCTCGGGGGCGGCGGCCTTCGCCGGGCGCCGGCGCCGCTGCGGGGGGCGCACGCCGTCGGCCAGGCGCCGCGTGGTCAGCAGGAAGCCGGTGTGCCCGACCATGCGGTGCTCGGGGCGCACGGCCAGGCCCTCCAGGTGCCAGCCGCGCACCATCGACTCCCACGCCGCCGGCTCGGTGAAGCGGCCGTCGGCGCGCACGTCCTCGGCCAGGCGGGAGAGCTGGCTGACCGTGGCGACGTAGGCGATGAGGACGCCGCCGGGGGCCAGGGCGACGGCGACGGCGTCCAGGCACTCCCAGGGGGCGAGCATGTCGAGCGCGACCCGGTCGACGCTGCCCGGCTCCTCCGCGCGCGGCAGCTCCTCGGCGAGGTCGCCCACGGTGATCGTCCACGCCGGGTGCGGGCCGCCGAAGAACGCCTCGGCGTTGGCGCGGGCGATGGCGGCGAAGTCCTCGCGGCGCTCGAAGGAGTGCAGCCGGCCGCCGTCCCCGACCGCGCGCAGCAGCGACATGCTCAGCGCTCCGGAGCCGACGCCGGCCTCGACGACGCGGGCGCCGGGGAAGACGTCGGCCATCGCCACGACCTGGCCGGCGTCCTTGGGGTAGACCACGGCGGCGCCGCGCGGCATCGAGAGCACGTAGTCGCTCAGCAGCGGGCGCAGCGCCAGGTGCTCGATCCCGGCCGTGCTCGCCACCACGGTGCCCTCCGGGGCGCCGATCAGGTCGTCGTGCGCGAGGTGGCCGCGGTGGGTGTGGAACTGCCTGCCGGGCTGCAGCGTGATCGTGTGCGGGCGCCCGCGCGGGTCGGTCAGCTGCACGCGGTCGCCGGCGCGGAACGGGCCGCGCCGCACCGCCGCGCCCGTCGGCTCCAGGCTCGGGGCGGGGGTGCGCTCGGGCTCTGCCACGGGGAGGCAGTCTAGGGACGGCGCGCCCCGCGCCCGCCGACGCCGCGCCTCAGCGCCGGGCGGCCGCCCGCGGGCCCATCACGGCCGCCACGACGTCGCGGGCCAGCAGCAGCCCGCTCACGCGGCCCGCGGCGTCGAGCGCGACCCACTCCTCCGCCGGGGCGGCCGACAGGGCGCGCAGCAGGTCCTCCCCGCGCAGCGAGGACGCCACGACCGCCCCGGGCGGCAGGGCGCGGGCCGCGGAGGCGGCGGCCACGGCGTCGCGCCGCTGCTCCGGGACGTCGGCGACCGCCACCGGGTCCAGGACGGCGGACGGCGCGCCGGCGGCGTCCACGAGCACCACCCAGGCCCCGCCGGGCACCTGCCCGCTGCGCTGCAGCGCGGCGGCCAGGCTCGCGCCCGCCGGGACGGCCACCGCCGGGCGCGCCAGCGCCGCGACGCTCGCGGACGGCGCGCGCCGCCGGATCCGGGCGCCCTGCAGCGCGGCCCCGGCGCCCGTCCACAGCAGCGCCCCGATCGCGGCCGCGACCACGACGGTGACCAGCGAGACGCCGCCGCCCGTCAGCCAGGGCCAGCCGAGCGCCGCGACGAGCACGCCCACGGCCACGGCGCGCCCGACCCAGGCCGCGACGATCGTGCCCAGCTCGCGGTCGCCGCTGGTGCGCCACACCACGGCCTCGAGCAGCCGGCCGCCGTCCAGGGGCAGCCCGGGCAGGACGTTGGTGACGGCGACGAAGGCGTTCGTCAGGGCGAGGCTGACCAGCAGCAGGCGCGCGACCGGCCCGGGGTCGAGCGCGGCCAGGGCCGCCCAGGCGCCGCCGGCGAGGGCGGCGTTGGAGGCGGGCCCGGCGACGGCGACGGCGAAGCTGCGCCCGGGCGAGGACGGGTCGTGCTCGAACTGCGTGTGCCCGCCCCACAGGGTGAGCACGATGCGGCTGGCGGGGATGCCGAAGGCCCGGGCGGTGGCCGCGTGCGCGAGCTCGTGCACGAGCACCGACAGGCACAGCACGAGCGCGTAGCCGAAGGCGACGGCGTAGCGCAGCGCCCCCAGCTGCGGGGCGGTGCTCGCCACCAGCGGCGCGAAGGTCCAGGTGACCACGGCGGCGATGACGAACCACGAGCGCGCCACGAGCACGGGCACCCCGAGCAGGGTGCCGATCCGCCAGCCCTCCGGGCGCTCCGCCGCGCCCGCGGTGCCCGGCGCCGAGGTGCTCACCCCGGCAGCCTACGGCCGCCCGCCGCCGCACCGGGGCCGCTCGGAGCCGGCTCGGGGCCGCTCGGAGCCGGCTCAGGGCCGGCTCGGGGCCCGCTCGGGGCCGGCTCGGGGCCCGCTCGGGCCCGTTCGGGGCCCGCGGGGGCTCCCGGACTGTCGGTCCCGACGCCTACCGTGGAGCCCATGTCCTTCCCCGCCGCCGTCGCGACCCCCGCGGCGGCTCCTCCCGCGGCCGGCGCCGTCGGCACGGCCGCGCAGCCCTGCGCGGCGGAGGCCGGCGGCGTCGCGGGCCCGCAGGAGCAGCGGGCGGCCCGCCGCGCCGGCGCGCCCCGCTCCCTGTCGCCCTCGCGGGCCTCCGACTTCGTCCAGTGCCCGCTGCTGTACCGCTTCCGCGTCATCGACCGCCTGCCCGAGCCGCCGAGCCCGGCGGCGCTGCGCGGCACCGTGGTGCACGCGGTGCTCGAGCGCCTCTTCGACCTGCCCGCCGCCGAGCGCACCCCGCAGGCCGCGCGCTCGCTGCTGACCCCCTCGTGGGAGCACCTGCGCGAGCAGGACCCGGAGCTGGCGGCCCTGTTCGAGGACGACGAGGAGCAGCAGTGGCTGACCTCCGCGGCGGTCCTGCTCGACCGCTGGTTCGAGCTGGAGGACCCCACGCGCCTGGAGCCGGCCGAGCGGGAGCTGTTCGTCGAGGTCGACCTCGACTCGGGCCTGCGCCTGCGCGGCTACGTCGACCGGCTCGACGTCTCCCCCGCGGGCGACCTGCGGGTGGTCGACTACAAGACCGGCCGCTCCCCCAAGGAGGCGTTCGAGGCCAAGGCGCTGTTCCAGATGCGCTTCTACGCCCTGGTGCTGTGGCGCCTGCGCGGCGTCGTGCCCAGGGTGCTCCAGCTCGTGTACTTGGGCGACGGTCAGGTGCTGCGCTACTCTCCGCACGAAGATGAGTTGCGCGCGACAGAGCGCAAGCTCGAAGCTCTCTGGCGGGCGGTGCAGCGCGCTACCGAGACCGGGGACTGGCGCCCCCGGCGCAGCAGGCTGTG encodes:
- a CDS encoding RecB family exonuclease: MSFPAAVATPAAAPPAAGAVGTAAQPCAAEAGGVAGPQEQRAARRAGAPRSLSPSRASDFVQCPLLYRFRVIDRLPEPPSPAALRGTVVHAVLERLFDLPAAERTPQAARSLLTPSWEHLREQDPELAALFEDDEEQQWLTSAAVLLDRWFELEDPTRLEPAERELFVEVDLDSGLRLRGYVDRLDVSPAGDLRVVDYKTGRSPKEAFEAKALFQMRFYALVLWRLRGVVPRVLQLVYLGDGQVLRYSPHEDELRATERKLEALWRAVQRATETGDWRPRRSRLCDWCAHQSLCPLFGGTPPPLPEGARPLL
- a CDS encoding site-2 protease family protein, whose product is MSTSAPGTAGAAERPEGWRIGTLLGVPVLVARSWFVIAAVVTWTFAPLVASTAPQLGALRYAVAFGYALVLCLSVLVHELAHAATARAFGIPASRIVLTLWGGHTQFEHDPSSPGRSFAVAVAGPASNAALAGGAWAALAALDPGPVARLLLVSLALTNAFVAVTNVLPGLPLDGGRLLEAVVWRTSGDRELGTIVAAWVGRAVAVGVLVAALGWPWLTGGGVSLVTVVVAAAIGALLWTGAGAALQGARIRRRAPSASVAALARPAVAVPAGASLAAALQRSGQVPGGAWVVLVDAAGAPSAVLDPVAVADVPEQRRDAVAAASAARALPPGAVVASSLRGEDLLRALSAAPAEEWVALDAAGRVSGLLLARDVVAAVMGPRAAARR
- the arc gene encoding proteasome ATPase, whose translation is MTDHPHDHPRDQPADLGPQPSGRSERAMQEELSVLRRRLATSPHRLRALEDEVAELQRQLTASTAQNDRLVRTLTEARERLVELKAEVERLAQPPSGYATFLSLHEDGTADVVQAGRKVRVAVSPAVAAQALGHGQEVLLNEAMNVVAAGTYDRIGEVVTLKELLEDGRALVLAHADEERVVRLAAPLQQAPPRVGDALNLDPRSSVVFERVPRSEVEELLLEEVPDIEYADIGGLGSQIEAIRDAVELPFAHPDLYREHGLKAPKGILLYGPPGCGKTLIAKAVARSLATQAAERQGLSEVRSYFLNIKGPELLNKYVGETERHIRLIFARAREKAGEGTPVVVFFDEMESLFRTRGSGVSSDVETTIVPQLLAEIDGVERLDNVIVIGASNREDMIDPAILRPGRLDVKIKIERPDAEAARDVFAKYLTPDLPLHPSDLAEHGGSPTATATAMIQRTVERMYAETPENQFLEVTYANGDKEVLYFKDFNSGAMIQNIVDRAKKMAIKDLLTTRQRGIRIEHLLAACVDEFKENEDLPNTTNPDDWARISGKKGERITYIRTIIQGKSGSEPGRAIDTVDGTGQYL
- a CDS encoding tRNA (adenine-N1)-methyltransferase, which codes for MAEPERTPAPSLEPTGAAVRRGPFRAGDRVQLTDPRGRPHTITLQPGRQFHTHRGHLAHDDLIGAPEGTVVASTAGIEHLALRPLLSDYVLSMPRGAAVVYPKDAGQVVAMADVFPGARVVEAGVGSGALSMSLLRAVGDGGRLHSFERREDFAAIARANAEAFFGGPHPAWTITVGDLAEELPRAEEPGSVDRVALDMLAPWECLDAVAVALAPGGVLIAYVATVSQLSRLAEDVRADGRFTEPAAWESMVRGWHLEGLAVRPEHRMVGHTGFLLTTRRLADGVRPPQRRRRPAKAAAPEEGLVSPWADTEDGAPPWGEEALGVRGVSDKKVRRVRRAVDGPHRGAPDGGSAPPAPQGRS
- a CDS encoding DUF3054 domain-containing protein — its product is MTGTAPPTPRRTLRGASRRALRGTGVPAPAAAVLDVAAVLAFVLVGRRSHAEGLDLAGTLGTAWPFLAGLATGWVAARGWRAPSSRRTGAAVWAAAVAVGVLLRATTGDGAPVSFVVVTAFVLAALLLGWRVVAALVGCSGRR